The DNA window TTTGGGGCAGAATACGCCTACGGCGATGTCAAAGAAATCATCGACGGCGAGGCGTACAAAACGGTCGTTGTCGGCGATAAAGAGTATAAAGCGCGCGCGGTCATTATCGCCACCGGCGCCGAATACAAAAAGCTCGGCGTGCCAGGGGAAGCGGAGCTTGGCGGCCGCGGCGTCTCGTATTGTGCGGTTTGCGACGGGGCGTTTTTCAAAGGAAAAGACTTGGTCGTCGTCGGCGGCGGCGACTCGGCGGTCGAAGAAGGCGTCTACTTGACGCGCTTTGCCAATAAGGTGACGATCGTTCACCGCCGCGATCAACTGCGGGCGCAAAAAATTTTGCAAGACCGGGCGTTTGCCAATGAAAAAGTCGATTTTATTTGGAATCATACAGTGAAACAAATCAATGAAAAGGACGGCAAAGTCGGCAGCGTGACGCTCGTCCATACGCAGACTGGGGAAGAGCGCGAATTCCCGTGCGACGGCGTCTTTATTTACATCGGGATGGTGCCGCTCTCCAAGCCGTTTGCTCATCTTGGCATCACGAACGAAAACGGTTATATTGTCACGAACGAGAAAATGGAAACGAAAGTGCCGGGCATTTTCGCTGCCGGTGACGTGCGGGAAAAAACGCTCCGGCAAATCGTCACGGCGACCGGCGACGGCAGCATCGCCGCGCAAAGCGCCCAACATTACGTCGAGGAACTGAAAGAAAAATGGAATACGCAAGGGGTTAGCTGAGCCGGTAATCAAACCGCAACGAAACCGTAATGGTTATTTAATCCAGCTGTAACACGAATGCAACACAGTTGTCGTATGCTATAAGTAAGTAATTGACCCCCTTTTATATAGATCTTTATGGATTGGCGTGGGCGTTTGTCCGCGCCTCTTTTTTGTCCCCTGGCGCTTTCGCTTCCAACGGTTTGTCGGCGGGAGTGGCTTAACTATTTATGGATTTATGGTAAAATGGAAATGATGATGGATGTGTTTGTGCCATGTTTGGGGTGAAGGAATTGCAACGGGTAACGAATTGCGTATTATATAAAGACGGCCGGGTGTTGCTTTTGCAAAAGCCGAAGCGGGGCTGGTGGGTCGCCCCGGGCGGCAAAATGGAGCCCGGCGAGACGGTGCGTGAGGCGTGCATTCGCGAATATCGGGAAGAGACGGGCATTTATTTAAAACACCCGCAGCTGAAAGGGGTGTTTACCGTCGTGATCAAAGACGGGGAACGAACGGTGTCCGAATGGATGATGTTTACCTTTTTCGCGGAGGACTTCATCGGTGAAAATGTCGCGTCTTCCGAAGAAGGCACGCTCGCTTGGCACGATGTCGAGACGCTTTCGGCGCTGCCGATGGCCCCAGGTGACTACCATATTTTAGACTACGCTTTAAAAGGTCAAGGGATTATGTACGGCGCATTTGTGTATACGGAGGAATTTGAGCTGCTTTCGTATCGCCTTGATCCGAGCTAACGGAGAGGAGAGAAGGAGATGGGGCAAAACGGGACGGTGCAACCGATCCAGCTCGTGATTATTACCGGCATGTCCGGAGCGGGGAAAACGGTGGCGATTCAAAGTTTTGAAGATCTCGGCTTTTTTTGCGTTGACAATTTGCCGCCGACGCTATTGCCGAAGTTTTTGGAGCTTGTGAAAGAGTCCGGAAATAAAATGAATAAAGTCGCGCTCGTCATGGACTTGCGCAGCCGCGACTTTTTTGACCATTTGTTCGCTGCGTTGGACGAATTGTCCGAACAGGCATGGATCGTGCCGCAAATTTTGTTTTTGGACGCACAAGACTCGACGCTTGTCGCCCGCTACAAAGAAACGCGGCGGACGCACCCGCTCGCGCCGAACGAGCCGCCGCTTGAAGGGATCCGCCTCGAGCGGAAGCTGCTTGAAGAAATCAAAGGGCGGGCGCAAATCATTTACGATACGACCGGACTCAAGCCGCGCGAGCTACGCGAAAAAATTGTTCGCCAGTTTTCGTCGCATGCGCAGTCTGGGTTTACGGTCAATGTCATGTCGTTCGGATTTAAGTACGGCATCCCGATTGACGCTGATTTAGTGTTTGATGTCCGGTTTTTGCCGAACCCGCATTATATTGAGCACATGCGTCCGAAAACCGGGCTCGATGACGAAGTGTCATCGTATGTGCTAAAATGGGGAGAAACACAAAAATTTTTAGAAAAATTGCTTGACTTGTTGGCGTTTATGCTGCCATATTACCAGCGCGAGGGGAAAAGCCAGCTGGTGATCGCCATCGGCTGCACAGGCGGGCAACACCGCTCGGTGGCGCTGGCGGAATATATCGCCCGTCATTTTTCTGCCGATTATAAAACGGTTGTCTCGCACCGGGACATGGAGAGGAGAAAGGAAGCACATCGATGAGGGACGAACAAGCAGCAAAAATGGTTGTCATCGGCGGCGGCACCGGGCTTCCTGTCTTATTGCGGGGGCTGAAGCAATACGAGCTCGACTTGACCGCCATTGTCACCGTCGCCGATGACGGGGGAAGTTCCGGGCGGCTGCGCGATGAGCTGCGCATCCCGCCGCCTGGGGATGTCCGCAACGTGTTGGCGGCGCTGTCTGATGTCGAACCGCTCATTGTCGAGCTGTTTCAACACCGTTTTCAAAACGGCAACGGCTTATCCGGCCATTCGCTCGGCAATTTAATTTTAGCGGCGCTCACCTCGATCACCGGCGATTTTATGAAGGCGATCCGTGAAATGAGCAAAGTGCTGAACGTGCACGGCCAAGTGCTGCCGGCGGCGAACAAAAGTGTCGTTTTGCACGCTGAAATGGAAGATGGTTCGATTGTGTCCGGCGAATCCAAAATTCCGAATGTGGGAAAAAAAATTAAGAGAGTGTTTTTAACCCCGGAAGATATTGAACCGCTGCCGGAGACGATCGCCGCCATCCGCTGTGCCGATTTGATCGTCATCGGGCCAGGAAGCCTGTATACGAGCATTTTGCCGAATTTGCTTGTGCCGAAAATCGGGCAGGAAGTATGCAAAGCGAAGGCGAAAAAAGTATATATATGCAACATTATGACCCAAGCCGGCGAGACGCCGCACTATACGGTGAGCGATCATGTGAAGGCGCTTCATGCTCATCTTGGCCGCCCGTTTTTAGATGCGGTGATCGTCAACAGCGGGTCGATTCCGGAAGCGATTCGCCGCCGTTACGAGGAGGAGCGGGCCGAGCCGGTGCGTGACGACAGCAGCGGACTTCACATCCAAGTCATTCGCGAGGATATTGTTACGTATGAAGATGGGGTTATTCGTCATAATACAGCGAAAGTCGCCGCTCTTCTTCTTGGGCTGCTTCCCCGCCGCTAGGCACGTGCCGGGCGGTTGGGGGGGACATGAGGATAAAGCGCCGGAGTAAGGCGGCGGCAGATGGCCGCGCCGAGGTTTCGACACCTCCAACCGGCCGATATGCGGGGAATGAATGGAGGTGGAGCGATCGTGTCTTTTGCGTCAGAAACGAAAAAAGAACTGACCAATCTCGAAGTGAAGCGCTGTTGCTTGCGGGCAGAGCTGTCGGCGCTGTTGCGCATGAACGGTTCACTGTCGTTTTCCAGCGGGCGGATGACGGTCGATGTTCAAACGGAAAACGCGGCCATTGCCCGGCGCATTTATACGCTGCTGAAAAAAGGGTATGATGTCGCCGTTGAGCTGTTTGTGCGCAAAAAAATGCGTTTAAAGAAAAATAACGTGTATATTGTGCGGATTACCGATGGTGCGACCCCATTGCTTCGTGAGCTGTATATTTGGAACGGCGATTTTTCGTTCGTCCACGATATTTCTCCGGAGCTCATCAAGAAAAAGTGCTGCAAGCGTTCGTATTTGCGCGGCGCATTTTTGGCGGGCGGCTCGGTCAACAACCCGGAAACGTCCTCGTACCATTTAGAGATTTTTTCGCTGTACGAGGAACATAATCGGTCGTTATGTGAATTAATGAACAGCCACTTTTGTTTAAATGCAAAAACGTTGGAACGGAAAAAGGGGTTTATTACGTATTTAAAAGAGGCGGAAAAAATCGCGGAGTTTTTAAACATTATCGGCGCCCACCAAGCGTTGCTTCGCTTTGAAGACATTCGCATCGTCCGCGACATGCGCAACTCCGTCAATCGGCTCGTCAATTGCGAGACGGCCAATCTAAACAAAACGATCGGCGCCGCGCTCCGCCAAGTGGAAAACATCCGCTACATCGATGAAACGATCGGCCTTGATTCACTGCCGGCGAAACTGAGGGAAATTGCCCAACTCCGCATTGAGCATCAAGATGTCACCTTAAAGGAACTCGGCGAGATGGTCACGGGCGGCAAAATTAGCAAATCCGGCATCAACCACCGCCTGCGCAAAATTGACGAAATCGCCGAACGGCTGCGAGCCGGAAAGCCGGTCGATTTCCATAAATCGCTATAAAAGGGGGAGATGGAGAATGGTCGAAAAACAAGTCGAAGTGAAGCTGAAAACCGGTCTGCAAGCGCGCCCGGCGGCGCTGTTCGTCCAAGAGGCGAACCGTTTTTCGGCGGACATCTTTTTAGAGAAAGACGGCAAGCGGGTAAACGCGAAAAGCATCATGGGCTTGATGAGCCTTGCGGTCGGCCATGGCGCGATCATCACGTTGATCGCCGACGGTCCGGACGAACAAGAAGCGCTCGAAAAGCTCGCCGCCTATGTCCAGAAAGAAAAATGAGCGATGCGTCTGCGCGGACGATGCGCAAAGATTCACCGGAGGAAGGCAAACAGCAAAAGAGGCTGCTCCGTTCGTGACGGAAGCAGCCTCTTGCTTTTACTTATCCTCCAAGCGTGTCAGCACGCGGTCGATAATGCCGTATTCTTGCGCTTTTTGCGCCGTCATAAAGTTGTCGCGGTCCGTATCGCGCTCAATGACTTCGATCGGCTGGCCGGTATTTTCCGCCAAAATGCGGTTTAATTTGTCGCGCAAGAACAAAATGCGCTTCGCTGCGATTTCGATTTCCGTCGCTTGCCCTTGGGCGCCGCCGAGCGGTTGGTGAATCATCACTTCGCTGTTCGGAAGAGCAAACCGTTTTCCTTTCGCGCCAGCTGCCAACAAAAATGCGCCCATCGATGCGGCCATGCCGATGCAAATCGTCGATACGTCGGGCTTAATGAACTGCATCGTGTCGTAAATCGCCAAGCCGGCTGTGATCGAGCCGCCCGGGCTGTTAATGTAAAGGGAAATGTCTTTTTCCGGGTCTTCAGCCGCTAAAAACAACAACTGCGACACGATCGAGTTGGCCACTTGGTCGTCGATCGGGCTGCCAAGGAAAATAATGCGGTCTTTCAACAGACGTGAATAAATGTCATACGCCCGCTCCCCGCGGTTGGTCTGTTCGATGACAGTCGGGATTAAATACATGCAAAACGCCTCCTTTTCCATCTGAATGAATCCATATGTACGCCTTAATCATACATGAATGGTCAATGAAGGTCAAACAAAACACCTTCCCCCACTCATCTATATACATATTCGCGAACAGCGGTGGACATCCCTCTTTTCATCATAACCGCTTTTTCAATTTTTAAACCACTGCTTCCCTCGAGGGCTTTGTTGGCAATCACGGTAAAAAGACAGGAACGCCAACAGCAGGGAATAGCAATCCAATTTTTCCTCTTTTTTATTGCATTTTTCCTCTTGCATTTTTGCGTAATCCTGCTATAATAGAACATGCGACGGAACAAAGCAGCAAAAACAACAACAGACTATGCCCTCGTAGTGTAGTGGATAGCACGAGAGATTCCGGTTCTCTTAGCGTGGGTTCGAATCCTGCCGAGGGCGTTCCAACTATCCGACAAGTTCGGATTGAGATTCCCAAATCCCTTGATACGACCGCGTTTGCGGTCGTTTTTCATTTTTTGGGAATCCCGAAAAAACCGATAGAATCCGAAAAAATTTTGCACGAATTTTGCACGGCTATTTGGCATGATACAGCTCCTCCATCGCGAGATCGACCTGCCGGGATTCTTTTTGCTCCATCTCATCTAAAATATGCGAGTACGTTTGTAGAGTGGTTACAATATCTTTGTGCCCAAGTCGTCGGGAAACATACTTAACGTTTACCCCTTTATACAAAAGCATCGATGCGTGTGTGTGCCGGAGACCGTGGCAGGTAATGGTTTTGATGCCGACTTTTTTACATAACGCGCGCAACGTTTTATTAACTGCGTTATTCGTTACGACTTCCATCTTTGTGTTGACGAATACTAAATTTTTCGTGTTCCTTAATCCGGTTTTCATCGCTAATTCATTTTGATGTTTTCGAAGTTCCTTGAGCATATTCAGCGTCTCGTCGTCAATCGTAATCGTTCGTTTAGAGTCAAACGTCTTTGTGTCACTAAAATCGTTTTTGTCTTTGAAATCCCATGTTTTATTAATCGTAACCGTTTTGTTTTTAAAATCGACACAATCCCATGTCAGTCCGGCGATTTCCGAAAACCGGGCGCCAGTGGCGATCGCGAATAAAATGATGTATCGGGAAATGTATCGAGGTTTCATGTCCCTTTTTATCTCCGCCACCAACTTTTTCACTTCGTCGAAATTGAGATACTTTAATTCCTCCGATTTTGTCTCCACTTCCCCTTTGATAATCACTTTGTATGTCGGATCTCTAGTGATGATCCCGTCTTCGATCGCATCCCGGAGGCACGATTTGATGTACGTGTGTCGTTTCTGTACCGTCGCGGTTGAGTGGTTTTTGGCGATTTCATTAATAAACTTTTGGTACATATCCCGCGTTACGTCTTTTAATTTCACTCCGGCAAAGTATTCTTCCACCAATCGGACGGATAACTCGATATTTCGTTCATGCGCCAAGCTGTATTTCCCTTTTTTATATACTTCATACCAATTCCGCATGTATTCGGAAAATAGCTGATCCCCCGCGTTGATGTCGTATCCCTTGTGTAATTGCTTTTCCAGTTCTGCCGCTGCCAACTCGGCTTCTTTCTTTGTTCGAAATCCTCCCTTCGTTTTCGTTTTATATTTCCCGTTCTCCTTATACGACACGCGATAACGCCAACGGCCGTTTTTCATTTTTTGAATGCTGGCCATGTCATCTCCCTCCCTTTGCAGAATATATGTTTGGTTCAGAAGTCAAAATTTTTTAGATGCACCACCTCCCTAGGGATTCCATACGCCGCGGCGGCTTCATAAATGGTTGCATTAGTACCTCGATATGTATAAAGCACATCATCCGACAGAAGCAATTCCACCGCAAATTCATTTGCTTCCCGCTCCACCTTGTCCATGCAGAAAAGAGTGTGTTTTCGCAAAAATGAAGTGCTGAGTTCGGGATGCAGAACCGCATGCCCTAGCTCGTGCGCGCAGACGAAACGTTTCATAGGCTCGTCCAACTCATCATTGATGTGAATGATCTGAATCCGGCGGAACGTATGATGATACCCATAGATTTTGCCAAGCGGCTCAAACAACAGCACTATGCCTTTCTGTGATGCGATCTCGTAGGGGTTGTTCGTGCCGTGTTTTCGGATCATCTTCTCTACAATTTGTTTGATCTTTTCAGCCATAGCGAACCCCCCTAGAGATAGTTATTCTTTTCGATATTTTTTCGGCGTAAATTTTTGTTTTGCGATGCGCTTGGCGAGGCGAAGGGAATTTTCAAGTGATGCGATCAGCAATTCCCGATCCTCTTCATCGAGTTCGTCGATGTCCATCCCTCCAAAAGACGCAAAGCCGCTCCCTGTTTTAAGTCCCCTAATCAGCTTTTCTAATTCTTTTTGTATATCGCGCTCGTCCCTCTCCGTCAAGTTAGGGAGATGTTCTTTAGTATCGTCGGCGATGTAGCCTGCGGCTTGCATAAGGTCTTCATAGGAATGCCCTAGGGCTTCAGACAATTTTTTGATTGTCTCTGGTTTGGGAACCCCTCTTAATCCATTTTCAATACGTGATATTTGGGCAGAACTCACCCCTGAATATAGAGATAATTGATTGATCGTATATCCTTTTTTCTCGCGCAATTGTCTAATATAACTCCCGAACTGTTTCGCTTTCGTCATAATCAACCCACCTTTGCCAAATGGTAATACCTAAATTGATATTACCATTTGGCAAAGAGTAGATAAAGACTTTTTTGAAATAAATATTGCCAAAAGGTAATGATTATGGTATATTATAATTACCAAAAGGGAACGGA is part of the Geobacillus sp. 46C-IIa genome and encodes:
- a CDS encoding HPr family phosphocarrier protein, encoding MVEKQVEVKLKTGLQARPAALFVQEANRFSADIFLEKDGKRVNAKSIMGLMSLAVGHGAIITLIADGPDEQEALEKLAAYVQKEK
- the yvcK gene encoding YvcK family protein, translating into MRDEQAAKMVVIGGGTGLPVLLRGLKQYELDLTAIVTVADDGGSSGRLRDELRIPPPGDVRNVLAALSDVEPLIVELFQHRFQNGNGLSGHSLGNLILAALTSITGDFMKAIREMSKVLNVHGQVLPAANKSVVLHAEMEDGSIVSGESKIPNVGKKIKRVFLTPEDIEPLPETIAAIRCADLIVIGPGSLYTSILPNLLVPKIGQEVCKAKAKKVYICNIMTQAGETPHYTVSDHVKALHAHLGRPFLDAVIVNSGSIPEAIRRRYEEERAEPVRDDSSGLHIQVIREDIVTYEDGVIRHNTAKVAALLLGLLPRR
- a CDS encoding ImmA/IrrE family metallo-endopeptidase, producing the protein MAEKIKQIVEKMIRKHGTNNPYEIASQKGIVLLFEPLGKIYGYHHTFRRIQIIHINDELDEPMKRFVCAHELGHAVLHPELSTSFLRKHTLFCMDKVEREANEFAVELLLSDDVLYTYRGTNATIYEAAAAYGIPREVVHLKNFDF
- a CDS encoding site-specific integrase is translated as MASIQKMKNGRWRYRVSYKENGKYKTKTKGGFRTKKEAELAAAELEKQLHKGYDINAGDQLFSEYMRNWYEVYKKGKYSLAHERNIELSVRLVEEYFAGVKLKDVTRDMYQKFINEIAKNHSTATVQKRHTYIKSCLRDAIEDGIITRDPTYKVIIKGEVETKSEELKYLNFDEVKKLVAEIKRDMKPRYISRYIILFAIATGARFSEIAGLTWDCVDFKNKTVTINKTWDFKDKNDFSDTKTFDSKRTITIDDETLNMLKELRKHQNELAMKTGLRNTKNLVFVNTKMEVVTNNAVNKTLRALCKKVGIKTITCHGLRHTHASMLLYKGVNVKYVSRRLGHKDIVTTLQTYSHILDEMEQKESRQVDLAMEELYHAK
- the trxB gene encoding thioredoxin-disulfide reductase, which produces MADEKIYDVIIAGAGPAGLTAAVYTSRANLSTLMIERGVPGGQMVNTEEVENYPGFETILGPELATKMFEHAKKFGAEYAYGDVKEIIDGEAYKTVVVGDKEYKARAVIIATGAEYKKLGVPGEAELGGRGVSYCAVCDGAFFKGKDLVVVGGGDSAVEEGVYLTRFANKVTIVHRRDQLRAQKILQDRAFANEKVDFIWNHTVKQINEKDGKVGSVTLVHTQTGEEREFPCDGVFIYIGMVPLSKPFAHLGITNENGYIVTNEKMETKVPGIFAAGDVREKTLRQIVTATGDGSIAAQSAQHYVEELKEKWNTQGVS
- a CDS encoding 8-oxo-dGTP diphosphatase; translation: MFGVKELQRVTNCVLYKDGRVLLLQKPKRGWWVAPGGKMEPGETVREACIREYREETGIYLKHPQLKGVFTVVIKDGERTVSEWMMFTFFAEDFIGENVASSEEGTLAWHDVETLSALPMAPGDYHILDYALKGQGIMYGAFVYTEEFELLSYRLDPS
- the rapZ gene encoding RNase adapter RapZ, translated to MGQNGTVQPIQLVIITGMSGAGKTVAIQSFEDLGFFCVDNLPPTLLPKFLELVKESGNKMNKVALVMDLRSRDFFDHLFAALDELSEQAWIVPQILFLDAQDSTLVARYKETRRTHPLAPNEPPLEGIRLERKLLEEIKGRAQIIYDTTGLKPRELREKIVRQFSSHAQSGFTVNVMSFGFKYGIPIDADLVFDVRFLPNPHYIEHMRPKTGLDDEVSSYVLKWGETQKFLEKLLDLLAFMLPYYQREGKSQLVIAIGCTGGQHRSVALAEYIARHFSADYKTVVSHRDMERRKEAHR
- the clpP gene encoding ATP-dependent Clp endopeptidase proteolytic subunit ClpP produces the protein MYLIPTVIEQTNRGERAYDIYSRLLKDRIIFLGSPIDDQVANSIVSQLLFLAAEDPEKDISLYINSPGGSITAGLAIYDTMQFIKPDVSTICIGMAASMGAFLLAAGAKGKRFALPNSEVMIHQPLGGAQGQATEIEIAAKRILFLRDKLNRILAENTGQPIEVIERDTDRDNFMTAQKAQEYGIIDRVLTRLEDK
- a CDS encoding helix-turn-helix domain-containing protein — its product is MTKAKQFGSYIRQLREKKGYTINQLSLYSGVSSAQISRIENGLRGVPKPETIKKLSEALGHSYEDLMQAAGYIADDTKEHLPNLTERDERDIQKELEKLIRGLKTGSGFASFGGMDIDELDEEDRELLIASLENSLRLAKRIAKQKFTPKKYRKE
- the whiA gene encoding DNA-binding protein WhiA — its product is MSFASETKKELTNLEVKRCCLRAELSALLRMNGSLSFSSGRMTVDVQTENAAIARRIYTLLKKGYDVAVELFVRKKMRLKKNNVYIVRITDGATPLLRELYIWNGDFSFVHDISPELIKKKCCKRSYLRGAFLAGGSVNNPETSSYHLEIFSLYEEHNRSLCELMNSHFCLNAKTLERKKGFITYLKEAEKIAEFLNIIGAHQALLRFEDIRIVRDMRNSVNRLVNCETANLNKTIGAALRQVENIRYIDETIGLDSLPAKLREIAQLRIEHQDVTLKELGEMVTGGKISKSGINHRLRKIDEIAERLRAGKPVDFHKSL